Genomic DNA from Lutibacter sp. A80:
GGCAAATGAATTACAGTTTTATTTACACAGGTGAACGCTATAGTCAAAAAGCTAATATTCCAGTAAACTATGTAAAACCATGGTATACAAGTGATTTGGCGCTTAACTGGGAAGGCGATTTTTTAAAGTTACCACTAAAAATGGGTGTGGAAGTAAATAATGTATTCAATCAATATTACGATGTGGTACTTAATTTTCCAATGCCTGGAAGAAATTACCGTTTTAATATATCACTAAATTTTTAATAAATATTCAACAATGAAAACAACTAACAATTTTTGGTTAATGCTTGCTATAGCTACTATTTCTTTAATTGGATGCCGAGAGGACGATTTAATTATTCCTGAAGAGGAAGTGACATTGCCACCCGAAACAGTAACATCTGTAGAGGGATTCTATTTACTAAATGAAGGGAATATGAATATGAATAAAGCTTCACTCGATTATTACGATTATGAATCAGGAATTTATAGGCGTAATGTTTATGGAGAGGCAAATCCAGAATCTACTTTAGGTTTGGGCGATGTTGGTAACGACATTGCAATTTATGGCTCAAAACTGTATGCTGTAATTAATAATTCTAATAAGGTAGAAGTTATGGATGTTAAAACTGCTGAACGCATTAAAGTAATTGACGTTAAAAACTGTAGATACCTTACCTTTTCTAATGGAAAAGCTTATGTCAGCGCTTATGATGGTGAAGTTGCTTTAGGAAATACTTCTGCCAATGGATTTGTTGCAGAAATTGATACTACATCGTTAGCTATAACTAGAACAGTAGAAGTAGGAAGACAGCCCGAAGAAATAGCTGTTGTTGGCGAAAAACTTTATGTTGCTAATTCTGGAGGTTACAGCCCTCCAAATTACGAACGAACCGTTTCTGTAATTGATCTTAATTCATTTACAAAAATTAATGATATAGATGTTGCAATAAATCTTCACCGTCTTAAAGCAGATGAAGATGGTGATTTGTATGTAAGCTCTCGTGGAGATTATTTTGAAAACCCTTCAAAATTATTTGTAATTGATACAGAAACAGATACTGTTAAAAACAGTTTCGATATTGCCTGCGCTAATTTAACAATTGCCGGAGATACGGCTTATATAATAGGATCAGAATTTAGCTACACTACATTCGATTGGACAATCAACTATTCTATGTTAGATGTAAAAACCGAAACGCTGCTTGATGAAAGTTTTTTACCAGCAGAAGTTAGTGATGCCATAAAAACGCCATACGGTATAGCAGTAGATCCAATCTCTTCAAATATTTATATAACAGATGCTGGAGACTATGTTTCTCCAGGAACGCTTTATTGTATTGATAATAATGGTAATACCAAATTTACCGTAACAACTGGAGATATTCCTGCTCATTTT
This window encodes:
- a CDS encoding YncE family protein; the encoded protein is MKTTNNFWLMLAIATISLIGCREDDLIIPEEEVTLPPETVTSVEGFYLLNEGNMNMNKASLDYYDYESGIYRRNVYGEANPESTLGLGDVGNDIAIYGSKLYAVINNSNKVEVMDVKTAERIKVIDVKNCRYLTFSNGKAYVSAYDGEVALGNTSANGFVAEIDTTSLAITRTVEVGRQPEEIAVVGEKLYVANSGGYSPPNYERTVSVIDLNSFTKINDIDVAINLHRLKADEDGDLYVSSRGDYFENPSKLFVIDTETDTVKNSFDIACANLTIAGDTAYIIGSEFSYTTFDWTINYSMLDVKTETLLDESFLPAEVSDAIKTPYGIAVDPISSNIYITDAGDYVSPGTLYCIDNNGNTKFTVTTGDIPAHFAFEFKTTIINQ